Genomic window (Arthrobacter sp. StoSoilA2):
TGCTCAAAACGGCCTTATCTGCTACCCAGTTGGGGGGAAGCTTAGGCGAACGTCCGCCCGGTGAGTTTCTCGTACGCTTCCACGTAGCGGGCACGGGTGCGCTCCACGACTTCAGCGGGCAAGGCCGGCGGAGGCGTGTCCGAGGACTTGTCCCAGCCGGACTCGGCCGAGGTCAGCCAGTCACGGACATACTGCTTGTCATAGGAGGGCTGCGACTTGCCCGGCGAATAAGTGGAGGCGTCCCAAAAGCGGGAGGAGTCCGGGGTGAGGACTTCATCGCCGAGTGTGATGATGCCCGTGTACGTGTCGAGGCCGAACTCCACCTTGGTATCGGCGAGGATGATGCCGCGTTCGCGGGCGATCTCCTCGGCGCGGGTGTAGATCTTCAGCGTGAGTTCGCTGAGGCGGGCGGCGATATCGTCCCCGACTATGGCAACGACGTCGTCATAGGTGATGTTGACGTCGTGCTCGCCGACGTCGGCCTTGGCAGATGGCGTAAACAGTGCCTTCTCCAAGCGGGAACCGTCAACAAGCCCCTCGGGAAGCGGGATGTTGCAGACGGTGCGGGAGTGCTTGTACTCCTCCAGCCCGGAACCGGTGAGGTAGCCACGGGCGATGCACTCCACCGGGAACATCTCCAGCTTCTTGCAGATCATGGCCCGGCCCTCAACCTCCGCGGGAACGCCACCCTCAACGGTTGACGCCAGCACGTGGTGCTCAACATCCAGCTGGTCGAACCACCACAGGCTGAGCTGCGTCAGGATGCGGCCTTTGTCAGGAATTTCGCTGCTCAGGACATGGTCGTAAGCACTGATGCGGTCGCTGGCAACCACCAGTACGCATTCCTGGCCGACCTTTTCGGTGATGGATTCATCGGTGGGAACGTAGAGGTCGCGAACCTTGCCGGAATAGACGTGCGTCCATCCGGGAAGCTGCAGGGTCTCGGTTTTGAAACCGCCCGTGGGGAGCGAGTCAGTCATGCTCAGGCCTGTACTTTCGGGATGGTTCCGGTTGCTGCGTAGGGCACCCGGATTTCGCCGCGGGCGGCTTTGCCTCCGATATCCGTGCGGAACTGTGAGCCTTCAAGCTGAACCAACTCCACGCCGTCGTACGCTTTTTCGCGGGCCTCCACCAGATCGGAACCGAGCGCGACCACTGCGAGGACGCGGCCGCCGGCCGAAACCACTTTGCCTTCCTCATCCAGCTTGGTGCCGGCGTGGACAACGTGGACGCCTTCGAGCTCATCCACCTTCTTCAGGCCACGGATGCGATCGCCTGTGCGGGGAGTATCAGGATAGTTTTCGGCGGCCACGACGACGGCGACTGCCGTGTCCTTGGACCAGCGCAGCTCCTCAGCGGTGTCCAGTTCGCCCTTGGCAGCTGCCAGCAGCAGCGCACCGAGCGGAGTTTTGAGCCGGGCGAGCACTGCCTGCGTTTCGGGGTCTCCGAAGCGAACGTTGAACTCGATGACGCGGGTGCCGCGCGAAGTGAGTGCAAGGCCGCAGTAGAGGACACCGATGAAGGGTGTGCCCCGGCGTGCCATCTCATCCACGGTGGGCTGGGCGACGCGGTCGATAACTTCCTGGACCAGGCCTTCGGGAGCCCACTCGAGTGGCGTGTAGGCACCCATGCCGCCGGTGTTGGGGCCTTCGTCGTTATCGAAGATGCGTTTGAAGTCCTGCGCCGGAGACAAGGGAACGGTAGTGCGGCCGTCGCAGAGGACGAACAGGGAAACTTCGGGGCCGTCGAGGAACTCTTCGATGACAACTGTTCCACCGGCGTCGAAGCAAGCCTGCGCGTGCGCGAGTGCTTCCTCGCGGTCGTTGGTGACCACAACGCCCTTGCCTGCGGCGAGGCCGTCGTCCTTGACAACGTGCGGAGCGCCGAACGTAGCCAGGGCATCGGCGGCTTCCTCTGCATTGGTGGCAACGCGGGCCATGGCCGTGGGAACGCCGGCTTCAGCCATGATCTGCTTGGCGAAGGCCTTGGACGCTTCGAGCTGGGCTGCTTCCTTGCTGGGTCCGAAGACCGGAATCCCGGCGGCACGAACGGCGTCGGACACACCGGCGGCCAGGGGAGCCTCCGGACCGACGACAACCAGGTCCACGGCCAGCTTGGTGGCGAGCGCGGTCACCGCTTCCGGGCTGTTCCCGTCAATTGCGTGCGTGGGAACGAGTTTGCTGATGCCCGCGTTGCCCGGAGCCGCGTGGACCTCGGAAACGTTGGGATCTTCAAGCAGAGAGCGGACAATGGCGTGTTCGCGGCCGCCTGGGCCAATGACGAGTACCTTCACAGTCTTCAAGGGTACTTTGTGTAGGGCGCGGGGCCTAAGCTGTGTCGTCTCCCGGCAATGGATGACCGGATCCGGGACCGCGCCCGGACCGGGCATGTGACCGGGGAACACAGTGCTCGCGCCCTAGACTTGGCTCATGCCCATGAGTTCGCATGAAACGTTCAACGTTGAGTCCGCCGTCGAACTGGCAGTCATCGAACGCAGTGGCTTCATAGAGTCCCGGCACATCGGTGCTGCCGTTGTCCTTGCCGGCGACGGAAGCGTGGTCACCCGGCTGGGTGACATCGATGCTCCCATCCTGGCCCGCTCCACCCTGAAACCATTCCAAACCCTCGCTGCCATGCAGTCCGGCGTCCCGCTCAGGGGCGCGCAGGTGGCTGTCGCCTGCGGAAGCCACACCGGTTCACTGGACCACATGGACGTGGTGGAGGGAATGCTCAAAGCCGCAGGCGTCCGCGAGGATCAGCTTCAGTGCCCCACAGCCTGGCCGCAGGACGAAACCGCCCGCAATTGGCTGGTCCGTTCCGAGCGCGGCCAGACCAGGCTTGCCTTCAATTGTTCCGGGAAGCACGCGGCTTTCCTCTGGGCCTGCACGGAAAACGGCTGGGACCTTCGCAGTTACCTTGAGCCGAATCATCCGTTGCAGCAGCGTGTGCGGTCCGTGATCG
Coding sequences:
- a CDS encoding phosphoribosylaminoimidazolesuccinocarboxamide synthase, producing MTDSLPTGGFKTETLQLPGWTHVYSGKVRDLYVPTDESITEKVGQECVLVVASDRISAYDHVLSSEIPDKGRILTQLSLWWFDQLDVEHHVLASTVEGGVPAEVEGRAMICKKLEMFPVECIARGYLTGSGLEEYKHSRTVCNIPLPEGLVDGSRLEKALFTPSAKADVGEHDVNITYDDVVAIVGDDIAARLSELTLKIYTRAEEIARERGIILADTKVEFGLDTYTGIITLGDEVLTPDSSRFWDASTYSPGKSQPSYDKQYVRDWLTSAESGWDKSSDTPPPALPAEVVERTRARYVEAYEKLTGRTFA
- the purD gene encoding phosphoribosylamine--glycine ligase produces the protein MKVLVIGPGGREHAIVRSLLEDPNVSEVHAAPGNAGISKLVPTHAIDGNSPEAVTALATKLAVDLVVVGPEAPLAAGVSDAVRAAGIPVFGPSKEAAQLEASKAFAKQIMAEAGVPTAMARVATNAEEAADALATFGAPHVVKDDGLAAGKGVVVTNDREEALAHAQACFDAGGTVVIEEFLDGPEVSLFVLCDGRTTVPLSPAQDFKRIFDNDEGPNTGGMGAYTPLEWAPEGLVQEVIDRVAQPTVDEMARRGTPFIGVLYCGLALTSRGTRVIEFNVRFGDPETQAVLARLKTPLGALLLAAAKGELDTAEELRWSKDTAVAVVVAAENYPDTPRTGDRIRGLKKVDELEGVHVVHAGTKLDEEGKVVSAGGRVLAVVALGSDLVEAREKAYDGVELVQLEGSQFRTDIGGKAARGEIRVPYAATGTIPKVQA
- a CDS encoding asparaginase, with the protein product MPMSSHETFNVESAVELAVIERSGFIESRHIGAAVVLAGDGSVVTRLGDIDAPILARSTLKPFQTLAAMQSGVPLRGAQVAVACGSHTGSLDHMDVVEGMLKAAGVREDQLQCPTAWPQDETARNWLVRSERGQTRLAFNCSGKHAAFLWACTENGWDLRSYLEPNHPLQQRVRSVIEEYSGETISHLGIDGCGAPVAAISLTGLARAYSRLAKSPGDSSSNARAATIATSMLDYPWAVQGKGESNTIVMEELDVLAKIGAEGILVLATSTGATVAVKMLDGNLRATSLVGLTLLAVSGAVDIPAVSNVLERVVEPVLGGGRPVGKIRLGHAVSAMLD